TCGGTGCCTTTGATAAAGGGCACCTCGTCGTCCAGGAGTTCGGTGAGCTGGCGCAGGATGCGGGTCTTGGCCTGGCCGCGCAGGCCCAGGAGGATGAAGTTATGCTTGCTCAAGACGGCGTTGACGACCTGCGGCACCACCGAGTCGTCGTAACCGACGATGCCCGGAAAGACCGGGCGGTTTTCCTTCAGCCTGCAGATCAGATTGTCGCGGAGTTCCTGTTTGATGCTGCGCCCGGCCTTGGCCTGCCAGGGCGTCTGGCGCAGATCCCCTAAGGTGCTTGCCTTCATGCAGTCTCCCTCTTGCCCCGTGGAGCAGGTGTGCTAGCCGTACTCTAGCACTCCCCATGACGCTTTTCTGTGGGCCCCCTTGCAGCGTCCTCGACCCAAGGCCTAACCCCACGGGGGATCGCGGGTCAGGCCGGTAACGAAAATAGGAGAGGTGTTCCGGCTCCTGCCGGAGACAAAGGGAGTCCAGTCTGGCGAGGATAACAACTTTCTGAGGTCAACGAGAACGTCAAATTCGACGTCAAAGCTCGACCCTGCTATACCCGACCCTGCTGTACCCAACGACCCAAAAGCGAACCCTGCGTGGGGGGGGACGCAGGGTTCTGGGGAGAGGAGATGGAATGAGGAGATGTCTTTGGTCTCATTCGCCGTTCAGCCTGGGGCTGAACATGATGGTAGTTTAGTGTAAGCCATGTTACCGAACTCTTACAAGCCAGCCTTCGCTCGCCCCTCCTCTAGCGCCCACAGCCTGGCAGAGGAAGCCCTGTCCTTCATCCAATTTCGAGGCCATCTGGAGACCGGGCTGACCTTTGGTCCAGCCTTCAGCTACCAGCCCCTTCCCAACCCCCGCCTCAAGGAGGCAAGATGCAAGCGGAACTGATCAGCGTCGGCACCGAACTTCTCCTCGGCGAAATTATCGACACCAACAGCGCCTGGCTCGCCCAAGACCTGGCGCAGTTGGGCGCCGACGTCTACTGGTCGCTGCGCGTAGGCGACAACCTGGAGAGGCTCACGCGCACCCTCGAGCAGGCCCTCGCCCGCAGCGACCTGGTCGTGCTCTGTGGCGGTTTGGGTCCCACCGACGACGACCTCACCCGCGAGGCCGTCGCCCGGGTGCTCGGCGAGACGCCGGCGGTAGAGCCGGCGCTCGAGGCCCAGCTGCGCAGGCTCTTCACCAGGTTCAGCCGGGCCATGCCCGAAAAGAACCTCAAGCAGGCCTGGCTTATCCCCTCCGCCGAGAGCCTCGCCAATCCCAACGGCACCGCGCCCGGCTGGTACGTCCGCAAAAGGATGGCGGGCAAGGAGCGGATCCTCGTGGCCCTGCCGGGTCCACCCAAGGAGCTTGTGCCGATGTGGCTGAACGAGGTGCGGCCGCGGCTGCCCATCGCCAAGTCGGCGCTGTTCATCCACCTCTTCAAGACCTACGGCTTAGGTGAGTCGCTGCTCGCCGAAAGGCTGGGCGAGCTCACCCTGGGCGCCAACCCGAGCGCCGCTACTTACGCCAAGCGCGATGGCGTCCACCTCCGCGTCGCCGCCAAGGCCGAGACGACGGAGGCGGCCAGGGTGCTGGCCGGGCCCGTCGTGGCGAGGGTGCGCGAGGCCCTGGCGGGGCACGTCTGGGGAGAGAACGAGGACACGCTGCCCGAGGTCATCCGCCACAAGCTGGCGGCCGCCCAGAGGACCGTCGCCACCATGGAGTCCCTGACGGGCGGAAGCGTGGGCGCCGAGCTCTCTTCGGTGCCGGGCGCGTCAGCGGTCTATGCGGGCGGCGTGGTAGCATACACGGCGCAGGCGAAGAGGGCTTTCGGCGTCAGCGAGCGCGTGCTCGAGGCGTCCGGCAGCATCTCGGAAGAGGCTGCGCTGGCGATGGCGGAAGCGAGTGCTCGGCAGCTAGGAGCCGATTACGGGCTCGCCACCACCGGGGTGGCGGGACCCAAGAGCAGTGAAGGCAAAGAGGTCGGTCAGGTTCACCTGGCCGTGGCCTCCCCCGAGGGTCACCGCGTGAAGACCCTGCACCTGCCCGCGCTGAGCCGGGACATGATTAGAGAGAGAGCCACCTTCGCGGCGCTCGCGCTCTTGTGGTCCGTACTCTAGGCTGTTTC
Above is a window of Deinococcota bacterium DNA encoding:
- a CDS encoding competence/damage-inducible protein A, whose amino-acid sequence is MQAELISVGTELLLGEIIDTNSAWLAQDLAQLGADVYWSLRVGDNLERLTRTLEQALARSDLVVLCGGLGPTDDDLTREAVARVLGETPAVEPALEAQLRRLFTRFSRAMPEKNLKQAWLIPSAESLANPNGTAPGWYVRKRMAGKERILVALPGPPKELVPMWLNEVRPRLPIAKSALFIHLFKTYGLGESLLAERLGELTLGANPSAATYAKRDGVHLRVAAKAETTEAARVLAGPVVARVREALAGHVWGENEDTLPEVIRHKLAAAQRTVATMESLTGGSVGAELSSVPGASAVYAGGVVAYTAQAKRAFGVSERVLEASGSISEEAALAMAEASARQLGADYGLATTGVAGPKSSEGKEVGQVHLAVASPEGHRVKTLHLPALSRDMIRERATFAALALLWSVL